Proteins found in one Desulfobaccales bacterium genomic segment:
- a CDS encoding peptidoglycan-binding protein has translation MDMALRILGKDERYRGVVRVQVPGIYPKGSPLPAHMSRLVEAAAEALARAYRDIVAEGGHLYISDMFRSAEMQQKAHEDWKAGRKTAYSPPACGSVHESGRAIDIDAFDTGIGHKRVREILNRHGWVNIVATLTGPECWHYEFREERWESYRKKHGYAAMARAMKEEIGNVAGKETAESTEAEVKWLQDALNRLLGLSLKVDGIYGAATKKAVKDFQKKYGLQVDGVAGPITKRKIRELLGEA, from the coding sequence ATGGACATGGCCCTGAGGATCCTGGGAAAAGACGAGAGATACCGGGGGGTGGTCCGGGTGCAGGTGCCGGGCATCTACCCCAAGGGGAGCCCTTTGCCGGCGCACATGTCCCGGCTGGTGGAAGCGGCGGCGGAGGCCCTGGCCCGGGCCTATCGGGACATCGTGGCCGAGGGCGGGCATCTGTACATCAGCGACATGTTCCGCAGCGCCGAGATGCAGCAGAAGGCCCACGAAGACTGGAAGGCGGGCCGCAAAACCGCCTACAGCCCCCCGGCCTGCGGCAGCGTGCATGAGTCGGGCCGGGCCATCGACATCGACGCCTTCGACACCGGCATCGGTCACAAGCGGGTGCGGGAGATCCTCAACCGCCACGGCTGGGTGAACATCGTCGCCACCCTCACCGGCCCCGAATGCTGGCACTATGAATTCCGGGAGGAGCGCTGGGAGAGCTACCGGAAAAAGCACGGCTATGCCGCCATGGCCCGGGCCATGAAAGAGGAGATCGGCAACGTGGCGGGCAAGGAGACCGCGGAGAGCACCGAGGCGGAGGTGAAGTGGCTCCAGGACGCCTTGAACCGCCTCCTGGGCCTTTCCCTGAAGGTGGATGGCATCTACGGCGCTGCCACCAAAAAGGCGGTCAAGGACTTCCAGAAAAAGTATGGCTTGCAGGTGGACGGCGTGGCCGGACCCATCACCAAACGGAAGATCAGGGAGCTCCTGGGGGAGGCCTGA